A stretch of Microbacterium sp. LWH3-1.2 DNA encodes these proteins:
- a CDS encoding dihydroxyacetone kinase family protein: protein MFSPYHLSITYAFLSLFLTFPTPSTSLKEGTGLAAGAVCGNVFTSPSTAQALRVAHAADAGGGILFTYGRYAGDVIHFGEAERRLRDEGIDARTVLITDDVASAPQEAADERRGIAGIVCVFHIAGAAAERGDPLDEVERLAARANSRTRSHGVAFAGCTLPGADHALFEVPAGQMSIGLGIHGEPGVRDVPLQSASELAVTLAAPLLEERPHGGRRAAVIVNGLGSVKYEELFVLFGNVVEHLEAQGVEVVEPLCGEFVTSLDMAGVSLSLLWLDDELEELWRAPASSPAFRKGRVSADAPSARATAAGRPGAADSRPAGGQTSAPGIPAPATPAARRAAAIARRSLVSAREAIAAEADRLGELDAIAGDGDHGIGMTRGLTAAVEAAESADESIGVKELLERAGDAWSETAGGTSGALWGTALAQVGRSLGSPEAFTAADVAAAVAAAHAAVAALGGAEPGDKTMLDAMAPFDQTLTERVLAGTGIAAALAAAAAAARSGADATSAMTPRRGRARPLAERSIGHPDPGAVSFSIIAADLARWVADFEGSE from the coding sequence ATTTTCTCCCCCTATCACCTCTCTATCACTTACGCGTTCTTATCCTTATTCCTTACTTTTCCCACCCCTTCAACCTCCCTTAAAGAGGGGACGGGCCTGGCGGCAGGCGCCGTGTGCGGCAACGTCTTCACCTCGCCGTCGACTGCTCAGGCGCTGCGCGTGGCACATGCCGCCGACGCGGGCGGCGGCATCCTGTTCACCTACGGCCGGTATGCGGGCGACGTGATCCATTTCGGTGAGGCCGAGCGGCGCCTGCGCGACGAAGGGATCGATGCGCGCACGGTGCTCATCACCGACGACGTCGCGAGTGCCCCGCAGGAAGCGGCCGACGAGCGGCGCGGGATCGCCGGGATCGTGTGCGTCTTCCATATCGCCGGTGCCGCAGCCGAGCGCGGGGACCCGCTCGACGAGGTGGAGCGTCTCGCCGCGCGCGCCAACAGCCGCACCCGCAGCCACGGCGTCGCCTTCGCCGGCTGCACGCTCCCCGGCGCGGATCACGCCCTGTTCGAGGTTCCCGCGGGGCAGATGTCGATCGGCCTCGGAATCCACGGTGAGCCCGGCGTGCGCGACGTGCCCCTGCAGTCAGCGTCCGAACTGGCCGTCACGCTCGCGGCGCCCCTCCTGGAGGAGCGGCCCCATGGCGGGCGCCGCGCCGCGGTGATCGTCAACGGACTCGGCTCGGTCAAGTACGAGGAGCTGTTCGTGCTCTTCGGGAACGTCGTGGAACACCTCGAGGCGCAAGGCGTGGAGGTCGTGGAACCGCTGTGCGGCGAATTCGTCACCAGCCTCGACATGGCGGGCGTCTCGCTCAGCCTGCTCTGGCTCGACGACGAGCTCGAAGAGCTGTGGCGGGCTCCGGCCTCCTCGCCGGCCTTCCGGAAGGGGCGCGTTTCTGCGGATGCGCCGTCCGCGAGAGCGACCGCCGCCGGCAGACCGGGCGCAGCCGACTCGCGGCCCGCTGGCGGGCAGACCTCGGCACCGGGGATCCCGGCACCGGCCACCCCCGCCGCGCGGAGGGCCGCCGCGATCGCGCGGCGCTCGCTCGTCAGCGCGCGGGAGGCGATCGCGGCGGAAGCGGACCGCCTGGGCGAACTCGACGCGATCGCCGGCGACGGCGATCACGGCATTGGGATGACACGAGGCCTCACTGCCGCCGTCGAGGCGGCGGAGTCCGCGGACGAGTCGATCGGTGTGAAAGAGCTGCTCGAGCGCGCCGGCGACGCGTGGTCCGAGACGGCGGGCGGGACGTCGGGGGCCCTGTGGGGCACTGCGCTCGCGCAGGTCGGGCGCTCGCTCGGGTCGCCCGAAGCCTTCACCGCCGCCGATGTCGCGGCGGCGGTCGCGGCAGCGCACGCCGCAGTGGCGGCCCTCGGCGGGGCGGAGCCGGGCGACAAGACCATGCTCGATGCGATGGCACCCTTCGACCAGACGCTCACGGAACGGGTGTTGGCGGGGACCGGCATCGCGGCGGCGCTCGCCGCCGCAGCGGCCGCGGCCCGCTCAGGCGCCGACGCGACATCGGCCATGACGCCCCGACGTGGGCGGGCGCGTCCACTCGCCGAACGCAGCATCGGGCATCCCGACCCCGGTGCCGTGTCGTTCTCAATCATCGCCGCCGACCTCGCGCGGTGGGTCGCGGACTTCGAAGGATCGGAGTGA
- a CDS encoding ABC transporter substrate-binding protein, whose amino-acid sequence MKTKPVLAAITMLAVAGALAACTAGGDGGDNGGGGDASNCSNEIKNPDAPVVTLWAWYPNSETVVDNFNEANDDVQVCWTNAGAGGDAYDKFQTAISGGSGAPDVMMVEADRIAVFQAQDALVDLSDLGYEDVKANFSDGAWKDVSVGDGVYGAPIDGGPMGMIYRTDIFEQYGITPPTTWEEFEATAQQVKDAGGPVFASFAANQPAAVTAYMYQTGAEPFTYDPANEGQIGINLNSPEIKEVLDYWAGLVEKGLVGTEDQFTPEYIAGVIGGDYATYLSAAWAPGYLQGAGVGEGADEGVWATAPLPQWDPANPVAINWGGSAFSVSSQADDPELAAKVAFGVYADQASLDQGWQEQIIFPLNVDVLEDPAFQDYEVPFFSGQQANKEVYVPAANAYKGMVYTPLQQFYYSTLTEQIQNINDGSATGSEAADALQEAVVAYAEEQGFTVE is encoded by the coding sequence GTGAAGACGAAGCCTGTCCTTGCTGCGATCACGATGCTCGCAGTGGCCGGTGCCCTCGCAGCCTGCACCGCCGGCGGTGACGGTGGCGACAACGGAGGCGGTGGCGACGCATCCAACTGCTCCAACGAGATCAAGAACCCCGACGCCCCCGTCGTCACCCTGTGGGCGTGGTACCCGAACTCCGAGACCGTCGTCGACAACTTCAACGAGGCGAACGACGACGTTCAGGTGTGCTGGACCAACGCCGGTGCGGGCGGAGACGCCTACGACAAGTTCCAGACGGCGATCTCGGGCGGCAGCGGTGCTCCTGACGTCATGATGGTCGAGGCCGACCGCATCGCGGTCTTCCAGGCCCAGGACGCCCTCGTCGACCTGAGCGACCTCGGTTATGAGGACGTCAAGGCCAACTTCAGCGACGGCGCGTGGAAGGACGTCTCCGTCGGCGACGGCGTCTACGGCGCTCCGATCGACGGCGGGCCGATGGGCATGATCTACCGCACCGACATCTTCGAGCAGTACGGCATCACGCCGCCCACCACGTGGGAGGAGTTCGAGGCGACCGCGCAGCAGGTCAAGGACGCCGGAGGTCCGGTCTTCGCGAGCTTCGCTGCGAACCAGCCCGCAGCGGTGACGGCGTACATGTACCAGACCGGCGCCGAGCCGTTCACGTACGACCCCGCCAACGAGGGTCAGATCGGGATCAACCTCAACAGCCCGGAGATCAAGGAAGTCCTCGACTACTGGGCGGGCCTCGTCGAGAAGGGCCTCGTGGGCACGGAGGACCAGTTCACTCCCGAGTACATCGCCGGTGTCATCGGCGGCGATTACGCCACCTACCTCTCGGCGGCCTGGGCTCCCGGCTACCTCCAGGGCGCGGGCGTCGGCGAGGGTGCGGACGAAGGCGTGTGGGCGACCGCTCCGCTGCCGCAGTGGGATCCGGCCAACCCCGTCGCGATCAACTGGGGCGGCTCGGCGTTCTCGGTGAGCAGCCAGGCGGACGACCCTGAGCTGGCGGCGAAGGTGGCCTTCGGGGTCTACGCCGACCAGGCGTCGCTCGATCAGGGCTGGCAGGAGCAGATCATCTTCCCGCTCAACGTGGACGTGCTGGAGGACCCGGCGTTCCAGGACTACGAGGTGCCCTTCTTCAGCGGCCAGCAGGCCAACAAGGAGGTGTACGTCCCGGCGGCGAATGCCTACAAGGGCATGGTCTACACGCCGCTCCAGCAGTTCTACTATTCGACCCTCACCGAGCAGATCCAGAACATCAACGACGGATCCGCTACGGGTTCTGAAGCCGCGGACGCGCTCCAGGAGGCTGTCGTGGCCTACGCGGAGGAGCAGGGCTTCACCGTCGAGTGA
- a CDS encoding ribose-5-phosphate isomerase: MGWRIVIGADDAGFAYKEELRELLAADSRVDSVVDIGVASAEATPYPRVAVKAASIVARGDADRALLICGTGLGVAITANKVRGIRAVTAHDSYSVERSVKSNNAQVLTLGARVVGLELAKKLVDEWLEHRFDPGSASAAKVRLIDEYEEEA, encoded by the coding sequence ATGGGCTGGAGAATCGTGATCGGCGCCGACGACGCCGGCTTCGCATACAAGGAGGAGCTGCGAGAGCTGCTCGCCGCCGACTCGCGAGTGGACAGCGTCGTGGATATCGGGGTGGCGAGCGCGGAGGCGACGCCGTACCCGCGGGTGGCGGTGAAAGCGGCGTCGATCGTCGCGAGAGGTGACGCCGACCGCGCGCTGCTCATCTGCGGCACGGGGCTCGGGGTCGCGATCACCGCGAACAAGGTGCGCGGGATCCGCGCCGTGACCGCCCACGACAGCTACTCCGTGGAGCGGTCGGTCAAGAGCAACAACGCGCAGGTTCTCACCCTGGGGGCGCGGGTTGTCGGCCTGGAGCTCGCCAAGAAGCTCGTCGACGAATGGCTGGAGCACCGCTTCGACCCCGGCTCGGCATCCGCGGCGAAGGTCCGCCTGATCGACGAATACGAGGAGGAAGCATGA
- a CDS encoding 3-hydroxyacyl-CoA dehydrogenase family protein → MMISTVAVVGSGYMGGGIAQVLALAGRDVVLADASAELAHSNRERLIREADDYGRRGIFPPDAADRVAERVSASTSIEEAVADVDLVEEAVPEILELKHETLRRISESCRADTLIGSNTSTISIGTLAQAVEDPTRFLGVHFSNPATFIPGVEVIPHAETDPSAVERIVELLGECGKVGVPISDVTGFVLNRLQYALFSEAARLVDEGVATPEAVDLIARTTFGFRLPFFGPFAIADIAGLDVYEFCYRSLHEAYPERFTSPGILNERVERGEKGVKSGRGFLATAPDRAPALAAYRDEAYAALSALLRELGRAPVDY, encoded by the coding sequence ATGATGATCTCGACGGTGGCCGTCGTCGGCTCCGGCTACATGGGCGGCGGGATCGCCCAGGTCCTGGCGCTCGCGGGCAGGGATGTCGTTCTGGCCGATGCCAGCGCCGAGCTCGCCCACTCGAACCGAGAGCGCCTCATCCGCGAGGCGGACGACTACGGCCGGCGTGGGATCTTCCCCCCGGACGCCGCCGACCGGGTCGCGGAGCGCGTCTCGGCGTCGACGTCGATCGAGGAGGCGGTGGCCGACGTCGACCTCGTCGAAGAGGCCGTGCCCGAGATCCTCGAACTCAAGCACGAGACGCTGCGGCGCATCAGCGAGAGCTGTCGCGCCGACACGCTCATCGGGAGCAACACCTCCACGATCTCGATCGGCACACTCGCGCAGGCCGTCGAGGACCCGACACGGTTCCTCGGCGTGCACTTCAGCAACCCCGCCACCTTCATCCCCGGAGTCGAGGTCATCCCGCACGCGGAGACCGACCCGAGCGCCGTGGAGAGGATCGTCGAGCTCCTCGGCGAGTGCGGCAAGGTGGGAGTGCCCATCTCCGACGTGACGGGTTTCGTGCTGAACCGCCTGCAGTACGCGCTCTTCAGTGAGGCGGCGCGCCTCGTCGACGAAGGGGTGGCGACTCCGGAGGCGGTGGATCTGATCGCGCGGACGACCTTCGGGTTCCGGCTGCCCTTCTTCGGCCCGTTCGCGATCGCGGACATCGCGGGACTGGATGTCTACGAGTTCTGCTATAGATCGCTCCACGAGGCGTATCCGGAGCGGTTCACCTCGCCCGGAATCCTCAACGAGCGCGTCGAGCGCGGCGAGAAGGGGGTGAAGTCCGGCCGTGGGTTCCTCGCCACTGCGCCGGACCGCGCCCCCGCGCTCGCCGCCTACCGGGACGAGGCCTACGCCGCGCTGTCGGCTCTCCTCCGCGAGCTGGGACGCGCTCCCGTCGACTACTGA